One Hydrogenophaga crassostreae genomic region harbors:
- a CDS encoding plasmid-related protein, whose protein sequence is MTIEETLLQRYGPLLSISQLATVLDRSADGLRISLRSSNEWSCRLNTSRLKIGRRVYFRTSEVAELLARG, encoded by the coding sequence ATGACCATCGAAGAAACACTTTTGCAGCGATATGGCCCGCTGCTCAGCATCAGCCAACTAGCCACAGTGCTTGATCGTTCTGCGGACGGATTGCGCATCAGCTTGCGCTCGTCGAATGAGTGGTCATGCAGGTTGAACACTTCGCGCTTGAAGATCGGACGGCGCGTCTATTTCCGCACCTCCGAGGTCGCAGAGCTGCTTGCTCGCGGTTGA
- a CDS encoding helix-turn-helix domain-containing protein translates to MTNISKKPTLRSLSADPFTHCNPTVAEGFHRFFEAVTLPHPSLAGQRIRNPSFSVTSRRPSMWSKLREHLDTPLSDVIYNSEVSWEVCLLEGFTLSTAGKKPPVWRLDAEAWAEHVRYGEPFEWGSLIVPFEKPHSTSKRIVLSSTDELLKTTKAWDQNLRFAIHTAKFQAFTNVATDALKEFRETLETARVLLDLIDHFRAARGKDPLDKHEGNHAQLPDSKTRHSAGQSCELCWRPTMRAEAMHRLSGVPLIKSRHFSDRFCLEHDPSNPDSRYRVDHRYKELYQEEKRQRINPGFLARLGLPPPATGEEAKKDMYNRVHARLRPFTQPDKPSFRELVWDLHAKGKRQADIARELGTSRQSISRSLKRTKKMADTFLERREPRPKRTDYGCWSKQSMLLDSVAILEEDGFTPAEMEELHRVPIHIIHAMLQWLSDNPLPEERTAQAKKIRA, encoded by the coding sequence ATGACAAATATCTCGAAGAAACCAACGTTGCGCAGCCTCTCGGCAGATCCCTTTACTCACTGCAACCCAACCGTTGCAGAAGGGTTTCATCGCTTTTTTGAGGCAGTCACGCTGCCTCATCCATCACTGGCTGGCCAGCGAATTCGGAATCCGTCGTTCAGCGTGACCTCTCGCCGGCCTTCCATGTGGAGCAAGTTGAGAGAGCACCTGGACACACCGCTTTCCGACGTCATTTACAACAGCGAGGTCAGCTGGGAAGTTTGCTTATTGGAGGGGTTCACGCTCTCCACTGCAGGCAAAAAACCTCCTGTGTGGCGCCTCGATGCCGAAGCATGGGCCGAGCACGTGAGGTACGGTGAGCCTTTCGAGTGGGGCAGTCTGATCGTGCCGTTTGAAAAACCTCACTCAACCAGCAAACGAATCGTGCTTTCCAGCACCGATGAGCTGTTGAAGACCACCAAAGCATGGGATCAAAACCTGCGATTTGCAATTCACACCGCCAAATTCCAAGCCTTCACGAATGTGGCAACGGATGCCTTGAAGGAGTTTCGTGAAACCCTAGAGACGGCGCGTGTCCTACTCGATCTGATAGACCACTTCCGAGCGGCGCGCGGTAAAGACCCATTGGATAAGCACGAAGGAAATCATGCCCAGCTCCCAGATAGCAAAACCCGTCACTCTGCCGGGCAAAGCTGCGAGCTCTGTTGGAGGCCTACGATGAGGGCTGAAGCAATGCATCGTCTATCTGGCGTTCCCCTCATCAAGTCTCGGCACTTCAGCGATCGGTTCTGCTTGGAGCACGACCCGAGCAATCCAGACTCTCGCTATCGAGTGGACCATCGGTACAAAGAGCTCTATCAGGAGGAAAAACGTCAGCGTATCAACCCAGGGTTTTTAGCAAGATTAGGGCTGCCACCACCGGCCACTGGCGAAGAAGCTAAAAAGGATATGTACAACAGAGTTCACGCGCGCCTGCGTCCTTTTACCCAGCCCGATAAGCCCAGTTTTCGCGAACTTGTCTGGGATCTTCACGCCAAGGGAAAGCGGCAAGCAGACATTGCTCGCGAGCTCGGCACGAGCAGGCAGTCCATCTCAAGATCGTTGAAACGGACCAAGAAGATGGCCGATACTTTCTTGGAGCGCCGCGAGCCGCGCCCAAAAAGAACCGACTACGGCTGCTGGTCGAAACAGTCGATGCTATTGGATTCAGTGGCCATACTTGAAGAGGACGGATTCACACCAGCGGAGATGGAAGAGCTGCATCGCGTTCCGATACATATCATTCATGCAATGCTGCAATGGCTGAGCGACAACCCTTTGCCAGAAGAGCGTACCGCCCAGGCGAAGAAAATTCGAGCTTGA